The window CGCGGCACCCCGAAGCGGCGGCCGGCGAGCGGCTGCTGCCGGGCATCCGTCACCCCCTCGGCGAGCGCGGGGTACGAAGCGGGGCGGATGCTCGACGCCGCCGGCAGGGTCACCCAGGGCTGCGTGCGCCAGAAGTCGCCGCGGGTTCCCGGATCGTCGGCGACGAGGACGTCGAGCACCTCGAGCAGGTCGGCGACGGAGCGGGTGTGGGGCACGACGACGTCCATGGTGGGGACGAGGGGCCAGTTGCCGCGCACCGAGATGACGCCGCGCGAGGGGGTGTAGGCGACGAGGGCGTTGTTCGAGGCGGGCGAGCGGCCGGAGGACCAGGTCTCCTCGGCGAGGCCGAACGCGGCGAAGCCGGCGGCGGTGGCCACGCCGGATCCGTTGGACGACCCGGAGGCGTAGGCCGCGGGGAGGTAGCGGGCGTCGTAGGGGCTCTCGGCGCGACCGTAGACGCCGCGCTGCATGCCACCGCTGGCCATGGGGGGCATGGTGGTGAGGCCGATCAGCACGGCTCCGGCGGCGCGCAGGCGCTCGATCGCGTAGGCGTCGGCGGCGGCGACGAGGTGCTCGAAGGCCGGGGATCCGGCGGCGACGGTGAGGCCGGCGACGCAGTAGCTGTCCTTCGCGGAGTAGGGGATGCCGTCGAGCGGCCCCAGCGTCTCGCCCCGGGCGCGGCGGGCGTCGGCGGCGCGGGCGTCGGCGAACACGTCGGGGTTCAGCACGGGGACGGCGTTCAGGGCGATGCCGTGGCGGTCGAAGTGGGCGATGCGCTCGAGGCTGCGGGCGACGAGCTCGACGCTGGTGGTGGTGCCGCGCTCGAGGGCGTCGCGCAGCTCGGCGATGCTCGCGGTGGTGAGGTCGGGGGCGGTCATGCTCTCGACTCAGGGTCGGGCGCCGCGGCCGTGGCCGGGGTCGCGGGCTGCTGCTGGGTGATGCAGTGGATGCCGCCGCCGCGCGCCAGGATCTCGCGCGCCTCGACCGTGACGACCCGACGGCCGGGATAGGCCTCGGCGAGGATGGCGCGGGCCCGCGCATCCGCTCGCTCGTCGCCGTAGCCGCACGCGATGACGCCGCCGTTGACCACGAGGTGGTTGACGTAGTTCCAGTCGACGAAGCCGGCGGCGTCGCGGAGGGTCGACGGGCCGGGGAGGTCGATCACCGCGAACGGCCGGCCCGTGGCGTCGGTGGCGGCCTCGAGCACGCCGCGGAGCATCCGCGTGACGGCGTGGTCGGGGTGCGCCGGATCGGGCTGGGAGTGCAGCAGCACCGTGCCGGGCGAGGGCATCGTCGCGATCATGTCGACGTGGCCGCGGGTGCCGAACGGCTCGTAGTCGCGGGTGAGGCCACGCGGCAGCCAGGCCACGGCCGTGGCGCCGAGGGTGCGGGCGAGCTCGGCCTCGACGGCGGCGCGGTCGAGCCCGGGGTTGCGGCCGGGGTCGAGCTGCACCGTCTCGGTCACGAGCACCGTGCCCGCCCCGTCGACGTGGATCGCCCCGCCCTCGTTCACCAGTTCCGACCCCACGAGCTCGGCACCCGCGGCCTCGGCGACGAACCGCGCGAGCGACGCGTCGTTCTCCCACCGCGCCCAGTCGCTCTGCCCGCCCCAGCCGTTGAACACCCAGTCGACCGCGCCGAGCCGGCCGTCGTCGCCCAGCACGAAGCTGGGGCCGGTGTCCCGCACCCAGTAGTCGTCGAGCGGATGCTCGATGCGCTCGATCCCGCCGCCGAGCACCGAGGCGGCCCGCGCCGACTCCTCGGGGTCGACGATCATCGTCACCGGCTCGAACTCGGCCACCGCGTGCGCGACCGCGGTCCAGGCGGCGTACGCGGCCTCGCGCTCGGACGTCGTGTCGCCGAGGGAGGCGTTCGGGCGCGGAAACGCCATCCACGTGCGGGCGTGCTCGTGGGTCTCGGCGGGCATCAGCCAGGTCATGGCGCTCCTTGTTGATTTGGTGATCAATAAGGGAACGGTAGCGCGTCTTCGCGCCGTTGTCAGCCGATGCGGGAGATCTGCACCGAGATCGTGTCGATGTCGCCGCCGCCGGCGGGCAGCGCTGCGACCGTCTCGGCGACCACGGCGTAGACGTCGCGGCAGGTCGCGGCGGCGGGGCGCTGCTCGCTGACCGCGATCTTCACGGTGATGCTGAGGCCGGCGGCGCCGTGCGAGACGGCGATGGGCGACGACGCGGTGAGGGGCGCGGGCGCGATGACCGGGAGCCCGGCGCCGATGCCGGCGCGCAGGGCGGTGGCGGCATCTGCCACGACGGCCGCGACCACGGGGCGCGCGTCGTAGGTCTGCAGCACGCCGGGCACGCCGAGCACGGCGACGCCGAGCAGCCGTGCGAGCTCGTCGTCGCTCGCCGCCGCGCCATCGGCGCCGAGGGGGCCGGCCGTGCGGTCGTCGTCGCTCATCGCTCGCTCCCGTCGTCGTCGGCGACCTCGGGCGCCTGGCGCCGGAGGTGCACGTCGGTGACCGTGACGTCGATCGACTCGACCGCGAGCTCGGTGTGCTCGAGCAGCGTGTGCGCGATCGCCGCGCGCAGCACCTCCGCCCGCTCGGGGATGCTCTCGCCCCAGAACACGCTCGCCTCGACCCGCACCCGCACCGGTGCGCCGGGCTGCTCGACGTCGCCGTCGAGCACGCAGCGACCGATCAGCACCCCGTCGACCGAGTCGCCCGCGGCCCGCACGAGCCCCAGCACGGCGGCCTCGGTGACCGAGAGCGTCGCGCGCCGCGACGGATGCGTCAGCGGGATCGACCGCCCCGACCGCACCTCGCGCTGCACGTTCGCGAGGATGCTCTCCACCCACCCCGTGGCGAACGGGTTCTCGGCCGCCTCGGCCTCGAGGTCGACCAGCGAACCGGCGGCGTCGCGCACACGCAGCAGGGCCGCCCAGGCGAGCTGGTTCTCGGGGCTGGCGTCAATCAGCTCGGCCGGCGGCTGCTCGCCCCGGTCGAGGTAGTCGCCGTACACGTCGAGGATGTCGGGGGCGCCCGTGATGTCGGGGATGTCGTCGTGGCGGTCGTCGCCCGTGATGTCGGTCATCGCCACTCCTCCATCTCTCTGATCAGTGTCTTGCGCGCCCGGGCCAGGAGTCCCCGCACGGTCGACGGCGGCACACCCAGCTCCTCGGAGATCTCCTCGTACGAGAATCCTCCTACCTCTTTCATCACCCAGCACTGCCGCTGCGCCTCGGGCAGCCGGTCGAGCGCGCCCTTCAGCTGATCGCGCTGCGACTGCGCCTCGGCCTGCTTCTCGGGGCCCTGCTCGGGCGGCGTCTCGTCGTCCCAGTCGAGCAGCGGCCGGTCGTCGTGCCGGGCCCGGATGCGGTCGATCGCCTTGCGGTTCACGATCCGCATCAGCCACGACTTGACCACCGAGAGGTCGTCGAGGGTGGGCAGCTTGGTCCAGGCCGTGATGAAGGCCTCCTGCACCACGTCGTCGACCTCGGAGTTCGACCCCAGCACCCGCGTCGCGTAGGCCCGCATCAGCGGACCGTGCCGCCGCACGAGCACCTCGAACGCCCGCAGGTCCCCGTCGGCGGCGCGACCGGCGACGATGCGGTCGGACGCCTCGTCGAGCGGCTCGCGCATCATCCGTCCTCCGTGGTCGTGGCAGGGGGCTCAGCGCCCACTAGCGACTATCCCACATCGGTGGGCGGGCGAGCGGATGCGCGTCGCTCCCCCGGCCCGTCACCGGGGTTAGTGCACCCTAAGCTGGAGGGGGAGGAACCATGCGCAACACGAGCACGCGACTGCTGCTGAGCTGCGCCGCGATCGGCGTGGTGGGCGGGATCGTCTTCATCGTCAACTCCTATCTCGGCGGCACGCTGAACGCCGTGGCGCCGATGCTGTACGGCCTCACGCTCGGGGTGTACTTCGTTCCCGGGGCCCTCGCTCAGCGGCTCTTCCGGCGCGGCGGGGTGGCACTGCTCGTGGCCGTGCTCTCGGGGCTGGTGGCCGCGGCGTTCAACCCGCTCGGGTTCCTCGCGGCCCTGATCTCGGTCGGGATCGGCGCGTTGCAGGAGCTGCCGTTCCTCGTCACGCGCTACCGCCGCTGGCCCGTCTGGCTCTTCGTCGCGGGCGCGGTGCTCTCGGGCGTGGTGCTCGCGGCGGGCATGTACCGCCTCGTCGGCGCGCGCGACCTCGACCCGGCCGGCGCTCTCGTGCTGGTCGCGGGTTCGCTGCTCTCCCCCGTCGTCTTCACGCTGCTCGCGCTCGCGCTGGCCCGCCCCCTGGCGGCCACGGGCGTCACCCGGGGCCTGGCCCCGCGCCGCTGACCGCGAGGGTTACTGCGCCAGGAGGAGCGGCGCGTCGGTGACCGGGACGTCGACGTGCATGTGCGTGCAGGAGTCGTCGAACTCGGTCCAGTTGGTGAGGTTCACCGTGACACCGGCCGAGGCGCGGCAGCCGGCCTGGCCGACGCGGGCGCCCACCGGCATGACCGGGTCGAGGATGCCGATGAGCTTCAGCGTGCCCGCGTCCGCCCCGTTGAGGCTCTTGTTGTCGAGGAGGTAGAAGTCGACCGCGTGGCCGCCGCCGTCGATGTAGTGCGAGGAGCTGGTGCCCGCACCCTCGATCTGGCCGGTGCACTTGCGGTTGATGTCACTGACGCCGACCTGGTCGAAATTGCGCACCGCGATCGCGATGATCTCGAGGATGCGATAGTCGACACCGCAGTCGGGCACCGTCACGCCCTGGGCGATCCAGCGGATCTCCTTCATGTGGTCGGGAACCGACCCCACGAGCTTGCCGGAATCCATGGCGTCGACGAGCTCCTGCGCGAGCGAGCGTCCGACGAGCATCTGCGCGCTCGAGTAACCCGCCGCCTGCAGCTCACCGGCGTCGGAGACCGAGTAGCCGTCGCGGTCGACGACCTCGGCGGTCGATCCGTTCGCGGTGATCAGCTGCTGGGTTTCGGCGGTGGACTCGGCGGTCAGGCTGAGGTTCACCAGGTTCGAGTCGACCGGGCTGGCCGAGACGGTGGTGGGGATGGCGGTGACCGCGGTCATGCCGACGACGAAGGCCATCGCGATGGCCGAGAGACCGGCCTTGGCCCACCCACGACGACGAGCGGATGCGCTGCGAGCGCCCTCGGCGCGGGTTCCGCCCTGGCGCGCGCTGCCGGGGCGCGCCTCGGCGATGCGGCGGCCGGTGCCGCGGGCGGCGCGACGGCTGGCCGCACCCTTGGCGGGAACAGCGGCCTCGCGGGCGGCGCGACGCGAGACGACCGCGATGGGCCCGGTGGTGACGAGGGCGGCGGCGGCCTCGAGCTCGTCGAGCCCGGCGCGGTCGACCTCGGCGGTGCTCGGGGTCGTGCTGCTGGGGACCACGACGGCGATGGTGCCGGTCGAGACGATCTCGGTGCGCGGGGCCTCGGCGGCACGCCGGGCGCGACGGGAGGCGGGGGCGTGCAGCGGCACCTCGGGCGCGAGGGAGTCGTCGGCTGAGTCGGCGGGACGAACGGGCTCGAGCGCCAGCTCGACGTCGGGCTCGAGAACTCCCGAACCGAGCGGTGCGACCTCGATGTCGGCGATCTCGGCGTCGCGCAGCTCGGTCTCGCGACGCTCGGCGTCGACCACCGCGGCGTCACGCGCTCCGGCGTGCGAATCGAGGGCCCGGCGGCTGCGCCGCGAGAGCGGCGGCTCGACGATGGCAGGAGCGACCGGAACGGTGGAGACCGGCTCGACCCCGCTCTGCTCGGCGGCGGCCTGCTGCTCGAGCTCGCGCAGCTGTCGTCGGGTGAGAGGAGGGGTGTGCTCGGTTCCGGAGGTCGCAGTGGTCGGCGCAGCAGCGCGTGGACGCGAGTCGGGATTCGGCAAACGGGGGTCTTTCGGATGGAGCGGGAGGCGATGCGGCTTCGGGGCCGTCACGACCAGGGCCCCTCCACGATAGCGGCCGCGGCTGAAAAAACCCAGGACGGGTGTGAAACAGCCGAGCGCCCACGGAGTCGGGCCGCTGGCCATGCCGCCCGCGACGGCGCCCGGAACGCGCTCTCACGCGGCACTTAGCCGACCCTAACCTAGGCTGGTCCCGTGACCGACTCCGCCCTCGAGCTCCGCGGTGTGCGCATCCGCCACGAGGGCGCCGAGCGCTTCACGCCCGACGGGGTCGATCTGATCGTGCATCCGGGCGAGGCGGTGCTCGTGCTCGGCCCCTCGGGCAGCGGCAAGTCCACGCTCGCGCTCGCGCTGAACGGCCTCGTGCCCCAGGAGGTCCCGGCCGAGCTGCAGGGCACGGTGAGCGTCGACGGCCTGTCGACGGCCGGTACCCCGGTGGCCCGCCTGAGCGCGCACGTCGCCATGGTCTTCCAGGACCCCGACGCCCAGATCGTCACCGCCACCGTGCTCGACGAGGTCTGCTTCGGCCCCGAGAACCTCCTCGTGCCCGTCGACGAGGTGCTCGAGCGCGCGGAGCAGGCCCTCCGTCGCGTGGGCCTCTGGGAACGGCGCCACGAGAACCCCGACCGCCTCTCCGGCGGCGGCCGGCAGCGCCTCGCCATCGCCTGCGCGCTCGCGCTGCGCTCCCCCGTGATCGTGCTCGACGAACCCACGGCCAACCTCGACCCGCTGGGCGTCGAGGAGGTCTACGCGGTGCTCGGCGAGCTCGTCGCCGAGGGCGGCCGCACGCTCGTGCTGATCGAGCACGCCCTCGACGCCGCCCTGGCCGTCGTGGACCGCGTGGTGGTGCTCGACGGCGCCGGTCGCCTCGCGCTCGACGGCCCCGTCGAACTCCTCCGCGAGCACGCCGACGAGCTGCTCGCCCTCGGCGTGTGGCTCCCCTCCGCACTGCTGGCGGGCCTGCGCCTCCGCGACCAGGGCTTCCCGGTGCCCGTTCCGCCCCTCACCCCGGCCGCCCTGACGACGCTCCTCGACTCCCTCCGGCCGGCGACGGATGCGCGGCAGACCGTTCCGCGCGAGACGACGCCGCGCCCGCCCGTCCGCTCCGCCGTGACCGTGCGCGGCCTCTCGGTCACGCGGGGCCGCAGACCGCGCACCCCGGTGCCGCACGGCCTCGACCTGGACGTGCCCACCGGCTCCTTCACGGCCGTCGTCGGGGTCAACGGCGCGGGCAAGACCACCTTCCTGCAGGCCGTCGCCGGCGTCGTCCCCCCGCCCCGCGGCACCGTCGACGTGCTCGGCCTCGACCCCGCCCGGGCCGACGCTCGCCGGCTCGCCCGCACCATCGGCTTCGTCTTCCAGAACCCCGAGCACCAGTTCATCCGCGCGACGGTGGCCGAGGAGCTCGCCCACGCCCTCGAGCTGCAGCGGGTGCCGCGACCGGCGATCGACGAGCAGGTCGAGCGGATGCTCGAGCGCTTCGGTCTCGTCGAGCAGCGCGACGCGCATCCGTTCCTCCTCTCCGGCGGGCAGAAGCGGCGTCTCTCGGTGGGCACCGCACTGCTCGCCGGCGCTCCCGTGCTCGCCCTGGACGAGCCGACCTTCGGCCAGGACCGCGCCCGCGCCCGCGAGCTGCTCGACCTCCTCACCGAGCTGAACGCGGCCGGCACCACGGTGCTCGTGGTGACGCACGACCTGCAGCTCGTGGCCGAGCACGCCTCGCACGTGCTCGTGCTCGACGGCGGCCGGATCGCCGCCCACGGACCGACTGCCGAGGTGCTCGCGTCGGGCGCGCTCGAGGCCGCCGGTCTGACTGCGCCGCCGCTTGCCCGCGCGTTCCGCGCTGCGGCCGACCCCGCGTGGCACCGCGTCACCCGCCTCGCCGACCTGGCCTCGCTGCACCCCGCCGGTCCCGACGTGCCCGACGGAGCCGGCGGGGTCGGCGCATGAGCACCGCACGCGCCGCAGACCCGTTCGCGGCCGCGGTGCCGCCGCGCGGCCGCTTCCTGCACGCGCTGAACCCCCTCGCGAAGATCGCCGGCCCGCTCCCCGCGATCGTCGCGGTGCTCGTCGTGCCCGGCGCCGCCCTGCCGGCCGCGCTGGCGGCGGGGGCGCTGCTGCTCGTGCTCGGGGGTGCGCGCCTCTCCCCCCGCGCCCTGCTCGGGCTGCTCGTGGTGCTGCCGCTCGCCACCGCGGTGCTGACGCTGAGCTTCGCCTTCTGGAGCGACGCCGGCCGCGCATCCGTCACCCCGCTCGTCGTGGAACTCGGCCCGCTGCGGCTGCACGAGGCCGCGCTGCTCGCGGGCGGGGCGACCGCGCTGCGACTGGCCGCCATCCTGCTGCTCTCACTGATCGGCGGGCTCAGCACCACCGGCCCCGACCTCGCCCGGTCGTTCGTGCAGCAGCTGCGGGTGCCGTACCGGGTGGGCTACACGGCGCTGGCCGCCTACCGCTTCGTGCCGCGGTTCGGGCACGAGCTCGACATCATCCGGCAGGCGCACCGGGTGCGCGGCCTGACACCCGGGCGCGGGCCGGTCGCCGCCGTGCGCCGTCGCGCCGGCTACCTCGTGCCGCTGCTGGCCGGAGCCCTCCGGCACGCCGAGCGCGTCGCCCTCGCGATGGACTCCCGGGCCTTCGGCGCCCACCGCACCCGCACCGAACGACACCTCGTCCCCTGGCGCCGGCGGGACACGGTCTTCGTGCTGCTCTGCTGGCTGGGAACGGGGGCCGCGATCATCGTTGCGCTAAAGGTGTGATGTATGATCTACTGAAATCGCTCGCCACCCGGCAGCGCAAGTCGTCAACGACGTCGACCAGAAAAGGACATGGCTCATGGTTCAAGCCCCCGAGCGCACGCATTCCCCCCGCCGCCGGTTCCGCTCGCTCGCCCTCCTCTCCGGCGCCGCCGCCATCGCGCTGCTGGCCTCCGGCTGCGCCGGCGGTTCCTCCTCGGCCTCGAACGGCGAGTTCGGCTTCCCCGAGACCGAGCAGCAGGCCGACAGCACCATCACGGTCTGGGTCGACAACACCCGCGTGGCCGCCGCCGACGCCTTCAAGGCCGCCAATCCCGATGTGCCGATCGATGTCGTGACATACGATGGCAGCGCTAACGGCAGCAACAGCTTCCAGACGAAGATCCAGCTCTTCGACAAGGCGAAGAAGGGATGGCCCGACGTGGTCTGGTCGACGCAGACGAACGACGCGGCCTGGGCCAGCCAGACCTCCCCGGGCTCGCAGCCGTTCGCCGCGCAGCTCGACGGCGGCCTCGTCGACTCCGAGCTGATCGACGGCTTCACCGCCGGATCCCTCGACCCGTGCACCGTCGACGGCAAGGTGTACTGCCTGCGCAACGACCTCGCCCAGAACGTGCTCTGGTACGACAAGACGCTCTTCGACCAGTTCGGCTACACGCTCCCCACCACGTGGGAGGAGTACCAGGAGCTCGGCGAGAAGGTCGCGACCGAGCATCCGGGCTACATCATCGGCGCCGCCGGTGACGCCTGGACCCCCGAGATCTACATGTGGGCCTCGAAGTGCCAGGCCGGCGACGTGACCGCCGTGCGCGAGATCACCGTCGACACGACGAGCGAGGAGTGCCAGCGGATGGCCGACCTGCTCGACACCTCGATCGCGAACGGCTCGATCACCACCGAGAGCGTCTTCAGCCCTTCGTTCGTTCAGAAGTACGCCGGCAAGGTGCTCGCGATGCCCGGACCGGTCTGGTACTCCGGAGCCATCTTCAACAGCCCCGACTCGCTGAACGTGCCGGCCGGCCAGATCGGCGCGGCCACCCCGCCGACCTGGGACGGCGAGGACGTCGTGACCGGCAACGTCGGCGGCGGCACCTGGTACATCTCCAGCCACTCGGCCAACCTCGCCTCGGCGAAGAAGTTCGTGGAGTTCGCTGCCACGAGCGACGAGTACCAGGTCGAGCTGAACCCCGGACTCCCCGCCTTCGCCGCCGCCGGCGAGAAGTGGGTCGCCAAGCAGGCCGACAGCGGCTACTTCGCCGGCGACCTCGATGCCCTGACCGACTCGGCCTCGCTCGTCTGGTCGGGCTGGGGATCGCCGACCTTCAGCCAGGAGGCCGTCTGGGCCAAGACCGTGACCCCCGTGATCACCTCGGGCGGCACGGTCTCCGACACCCTCGAGGAGTGGGGTCAGGCCATCAAGGACCAGGCGCAGGTCAACGGGTACAAGGTCGGCTGATGACCGCCACCGTTCCCGACGTCGAGGCGACCGCCGCCGCGGGGGTCACCCCCCGCCTCGGCCGGTCGCCTCGGCGGCCGGGCCGCGCATCCGTTCGGCGGAGCCCGGTGAAGAACCGCATGGGCTACCTGTTCGTGTCGGGGTACACGGTGCTCATGCTGGTGTTCGGCGTCTTCCCGGCGCTGTACGCCCTGGTGCTCTCGGTCACCACGATCGACGGCTCGTTCGCGGGCTTCGACAACTTCGCCAAGGTGCTCGGCGACTACCGCTTCCTGCCGGCCGTCGGCCACGTCGCGGTCTACCTCGTGATCTGGCTGGTCAGCCTGCTCGTGCTGGTGGTGCTGCTCGCCCTCGTCGTGCACGCCATCCGCATCCGCTGGCTCTCGAACGCCTCGCGCTTCATCTTCTACATCCCGGGCGCCCTCGCCGGCGCCTCGAGCGTGATGCTCTGGCTGTTCGTGCTCGACCCCTCGGTCAGCCCGGTCGGCTGGCTGCTGGAGGCCTTCGGCTTCGAGTCGTTCGTGCAGACGATCAACCCCGCGAACCTGCCGGTCGTGTTCACCGTCATCGCGTTCTGGACCGGGGCCGGCGGCTGGATCGTCATCATGTACGGCGCCCTCAACAACATCCCCGAGGAGGTGATGGAGGCCGCGAAGATCGACGGGGCGAACGCCGTGCAGACGGCGGTGCGCATCCAGCTGCCGATGATGAAGAAGTGGATCGCCTACATGGGCATCATGTCCCTCGCCGCCGGCACCCAGCTCTTCGTCGAACCGCAGCTGCTCTCGCAGGCCTCCAACGCCGTCGTCGCCAACGACTACTCGCTGAACCAGCTCGCGTACCTCTACGCGTTCCAGCAGAACGACTTCAACGGCTCGGCCGCGATCTCGATCCTCCTGCTCGTGATCGCCCTGGCGCTGTCCGCATTCTTCGTCGCCCGCGGCGGACTCTTCGAGAAGGACTGACCATGACCGCGCTCTCGACCGCTCCCGGCCACGTCGCCGACCGCGCCGCCGCCCGCCCCGCGAAGCGCTCCCCCGCCGGTCTCCGCGGCACGCCCGGCCAGTGGTCGGGCCGCTTCGTGGTGGCGCTGGTGCTGCTGGCCTTCGGGCTGTTCTTCGCCATCCCGATCGTCTGGCTGCTGCTGGCCACGACCAAGTCGCCCACCGATCTGATCCAGAACAACCCCTTCTCGTTCGGCTCGCTCGACGGCTTCGCGGTGAACTGGAACGCGCTGTTCGCATTCCAGGACGGCGCCGTCGTCGGCTGGCTCGGCAATTCGGCGCTCTACTCGGTGGTGGCGCTCGCCATCACGCTCGTGGTGAGCGTGCCGGCTGGATACGCCCTGGCGCTGACGGAATTCCGGCTGCGCCGGGCGCTGCTCGTGACGACCCTCGTGGTGATGCTCATCCCGAACACCGCACTCGTGCTGCCGGTGTTCCTCGAGCTGAACACCGTGGGGCTGATCGGGTCGCCGCTCGCGGTCATCCTGCCGTTCTCGTTCTTCCCGTTCGGCGTCTACCTGACGTACATCTACTTCTCCACGTCCATCCCGCGCGACCTGCTGGCCGCCGCGCGCATCGACGGGTGCACCGAGTTCGGCGTCTTCACCCGCATCGCGCTGCCGCTGGCGACGCCCGTGGTCGCGCTCGTGGCGTTCTTCAGCTTCGTGCAGAACTGGAACAACTACTTCCTGCCCTTCGTGATGCTGCCAGCGAGCGACCAGTACCCGATGCAGGTCGGCCTGACCTCGCTGCTCGCCTCGACGC of the Herbiconiux flava genome contains:
- a CDS encoding agmatine deiminase family protein; the protein is MTWLMPAETHEHARTWMAFPRPNASLGDTTSEREAAYAAWTAVAHAVAEFEPVTMIVDPEESARAASVLGGGIERIEHPLDDYWVRDTGPSFVLGDDGRLGAVDWVFNGWGGQSDWARWENDASLARFVAEAAGAELVGSELVNEGGAIHVDGAGTVLVTETVQLDPGRNPGLDRAAVEAELARTLGATAVAWLPRGLTRDYEPFGTRGHVDMIATMPSPGTVLLHSQPDPAHPDHAVTRMLRGVLEAATDATGRPFAVIDLPGPSTLRDAAGFVDWNYVNHLVVNGGVIACGYGDERADARARAILAEAYPGRRVVTVEAREILARGGGIHCITQQQPATPATAAAPDPESRA
- a CDS encoding Asp23/Gls24 family envelope stress response protein, which translates into the protein MTDITGDDRHDDIPDITGAPDILDVYGDYLDRGEQPPAELIDASPENQLAWAALLRVRDAAGSLVDLEAEAAENPFATGWVESILANVQREVRSGRSIPLTHPSRRATLSVTEAAVLGLVRAAGDSVDGVLIGRCVLDGDVEQPGAPVRVRVEASVFWGESIPERAEVLRAAIAHTLLEHTELAVESIDVTVTDVHLRRQAPEVADDDGSER
- a CDS encoding RNA polymerase sigma factor, encoding MREPLDEASDRIVAGRAADGDLRAFEVLVRRHGPLMRAYATRVLGSNSEVDDVVQEAFITAWTKLPTLDDLSVVKSWLMRIVNRKAIDRIRARHDDRPLLDWDDETPPEQGPEKQAEAQSQRDQLKGALDRLPEAQRQCWVMKEVGGFSYEEISEELGVPPSTVRGLLARARKTLIREMEEWR
- a CDS encoding ECF transporter S component produces the protein MRNTSTRLLLSCAAIGVVGGIVFIVNSYLGGTLNAVAPMLYGLTLGVYFVPGALAQRLFRRGGVALLVAVLSGLVAAAFNPLGFLAALISVGIGALQELPFLVTRYRRWPVWLFVAGAVLSGVVLAAGMYRLVGARDLDPAGALVLVAGSLLSPVVFTLLALALARPLAATGVTRGLAPRR
- a CDS encoding ABC transporter ATP-binding protein, translated to MTDSALELRGVRIRHEGAERFTPDGVDLIVHPGEAVLVLGPSGSGKSTLALALNGLVPQEVPAELQGTVSVDGLSTAGTPVARLSAHVAMVFQDPDAQIVTATVLDEVCFGPENLLVPVDEVLERAEQALRRVGLWERRHENPDRLSGGGRQRLAIACALALRSPVIVLDEPTANLDPLGVEEVYAVLGELVAEGGRTLVLIEHALDAALAVVDRVVVLDGAGRLALDGPVELLREHADELLALGVWLPSALLAGLRLRDQGFPVPVPPLTPAALTTLLDSLRPATDARQTVPRETTPRPPVRSAVTVRGLSVTRGRRPRTPVPHGLDLDVPTGSFTAVVGVNGAGKTTFLQAVAGVVPPPRGTVDVLGLDPARADARRLARTIGFVFQNPEHQFIRATVAEELAHALELQRVPRPAIDEQVERMLERFGLVEQRDAHPFLLSGGQKRRLSVGTALLAGAPVLALDEPTFGQDRARARELLDLLTELNAAGTTVLVVTHDLQLVAEHASHVLVLDGGRIAAHGPTAEVLASGALEAAGLTAPPLARAFRAAADPAWHRVTRLADLASLHPAGPDVPDGAGGVGA
- a CDS encoding energy-coupling factor transporter transmembrane component T, producing MSTARAADPFAAAVPPRGRFLHALNPLAKIAGPLPAIVAVLVVPGAALPAALAAGALLLVLGGARLSPRALLGLLVVLPLATAVLTLSFAFWSDAGRASVTPLVVELGPLRLHEAALLAGGATALRLAAILLLSLIGGLSTTGPDLARSFVQQLRVPYRVGYTALAAYRFVPRFGHELDIIRQAHRVRGLTPGRGPVAAVRRRAGYLVPLLAGALRHAERVALAMDSRAFGAHRTRTERHLVPWRRRDTVFVLLCWLGTGAAIIVALKV
- a CDS encoding ABC transporter substrate-binding protein, which translates into the protein MVQAPERTHSPRRRFRSLALLSGAAAIALLASGCAGGSSSASNGEFGFPETEQQADSTITVWVDNTRVAAADAFKAANPDVPIDVVTYDGSANGSNSFQTKIQLFDKAKKGWPDVVWSTQTNDAAWASQTSPGSQPFAAQLDGGLVDSELIDGFTAGSLDPCTVDGKVYCLRNDLAQNVLWYDKTLFDQFGYTLPTTWEEYQELGEKVATEHPGYIIGAAGDAWTPEIYMWASKCQAGDVTAVREITVDTTSEECQRMADLLDTSIANGSITTESVFSPSFVQKYAGKVLAMPGPVWYSGAIFNSPDSLNVPAGQIGAATPPTWDGEDVVTGNVGGGTWYISSHSANLASAKKFVEFAATSDEYQVELNPGLPAFAAAGEKWVAKQADSGYFAGDLDALTDSASLVWSGWGSPTFSQEAVWAKTVTPVITSGGTVSDTLEEWGQAIKDQAQVNGYKVG
- a CDS encoding carbohydrate ABC transporter permease, producing the protein MTATVPDVEATAAAGVTPRLGRSPRRPGRASVRRSPVKNRMGYLFVSGYTVLMLVFGVFPALYALVLSVTTIDGSFAGFDNFAKVLGDYRFLPAVGHVAVYLVIWLVSLLVLVVLLALVVHAIRIRWLSNASRFIFYIPGALAGASSVMLWLFVLDPSVSPVGWLLEAFGFESFVQTINPANLPVVFTVIAFWTGAGGWIVIMYGALNNIPEEVMEAAKIDGANAVQTAVRIQLPMMKKWIAYMGIMSLAAGTQLFVEPQLLSQASNAVVANDYSLNQLAYLYAFQQNDFNGSAAISILLLVIALALSAFFVARGGLFEKD
- a CDS encoding carbohydrate ABC transporter permease, whose amino-acid sequence is MTALSTAPGHVADRAAARPAKRSPAGLRGTPGQWSGRFVVALVLLAFGLFFAIPIVWLLLATTKSPTDLIQNNPFSFGSLDGFAVNWNALFAFQDGAVVGWLGNSALYSVVALAITLVVSVPAGYALALTEFRLRRALLVTTLVVMLIPNTALVLPVFLELNTVGLIGSPLAVILPFSFFPFGVYLTYIYFSTSIPRDLLAAARIDGCTEFGVFTRIALPLATPVVALVAFFSFVQNWNNYFLPFVMLPASDQYPMQVGLTSLLASTPAFNPSSAGAASVQLPTLALATIMSVLPVLIVFLFSQRFLVSGMTAGGTKE